A genomic segment from Perognathus longimembris pacificus isolate PPM17 chromosome 15, ASM2315922v1, whole genome shotgun sequence encodes:
- the Sall3 gene encoding sal-like protein 3, which produces MSRRKQAKPQHLRSDEELPPPDGAPEHGGPGDGAEDGDSGHDSRSGGEDTSVCERCCAEFFRWTDLLRHKRSCTPHPLVLIVHEDEPAPPAEDFPEPSPASPPPPPPPPPPPLREGEGGERAGAEGERAGAEGEAAEAGGEGRAPAPAAAEPMDVAAPADPGPPAPAAPEPAPAAFGVPSTNVTLETLLGTKVAVAQFSQGARAGAAAGAAGAVALPAILEQLVALQQQQIHQLQLIEQIRSQVALMSRPPARAPPHPHAPGPAPAPLPGPAPHPALQLSAPGAGAAPAGSGPAAPPAAFEGPPALLQPGSGPGGPAEPGAPAASGAGPGSGAAASVSGAAGSASQPQSASTSPALATGPPPGSGPGLPNPLLPQTSASSSVIFPNPLVSIAATANALDPLSALMKHRKGKPPNVSVFEPKASAEDPFFKHKCRFCAKVFGSDSALQIHLRSHTGERPFKCNICGNRFSTKGNLKVHFQRHKEKYPHIQMNPYPVPEYLDNVPTCSGIPYGMSLPPEKPVTTWLDSKPVLPTAPTSVALQLPPSIAGNHGYTDSPSVTPASRSPQRPSPASSDCMSPGLGQGEPGLAGASESPQPLLSGPALTKTEPVSLPCASARTGEAPVAAGQVGGLPTSSATTITDSASTSLGSPGLPAAVSDQFKAQFPFGGLLDSMQTSETSKLQQLVENIDKKMTDPNQCVICHRVLSCQSALKMHYRTHTGERPFKCKICGRAFTTKGNLKTHFGVHRAKPPLRVQHSCPICQKKFTNAVVLQQHIRMHMGGQIPNTPLPDSFQDAMDAELPFDDKNAETLSSFDDDLDDNSMEEDAEPKDTASDSSKPLLSYAGSCPPSPPSVISSIAALENQMKMIDAVMTCPQLTGLKSVENGSGDSDRLSNDSSSAVGDLESRSAGSPALSESSSSQAPSPTHSHGESFRSKSPGLGAQEEPREIPLKTERPDSPAPGPGNGGALDLTAGPPGRPAIKEETPFSLLFLNRERGKCASTVCGVCGKPFACKSALEIHHRSHTKERPFVCTLCRRGCSTMGNLKQHLLTHRLKELPSQVFDPNFTLGPSHSTPGLVASPAPTMIKMEVNGHSKAAALGEGPPLPAGVQLPTGPQAVMSPGLAPMLAPPPRRTPKQHNCQSCGKTFSSASALQIHERTHTGEKPFGCTICGRAFTTKGNLKVHMGTHMWNNAPARRGRRLSVDNPMALLGGDALKFSEMLQKDLAARAMNVDPSFWNQYAAAITNGLAMKNNEISVIQNGGVPQLPVSLGGGAIPPLGAMAGAVDKVRTGGSPPVVSLDKASSETGASRPFTRFIEDSKEIGIN; this is translated from the exons ATGTCTCGGCGCAAGCAGGCCAAGCCCCAGCACCTCAGGTCGGACGAGGAACTGCCGCCGCCGGACGGGGCTCCCGAGCACG gcGGCCCCGGGGACGGCGCGGAGGACGGCGACAGCGGCCACGACAGCCGCAGCGGCGGCGAGGACACCAGCGTCTGCGAGCGGTGCTGCGCCGAGTTCTTCCGCTGGACCGACCTCCTGCGCCACAAGCGGAGCTGCACCCCCCACCCGCTGGTGCTGATCGTGCACGAGGATgagccggccccgcccgccgaggactttccagaaccttcccccgccagcccgccgccgccgcccccgccgccgccgccgccattgCGCGAGGGCGAGGGCGGCGAGCGCGCGGGCGCCGAGGGCGAGCGCGCGGGCGCCGAGGGCGAGGCCGCGGAGGCCGGCGGCGAGGGGCGGGCCCCGGCGCCCGCGGCGGCCGAGCCCATGGACGTGGCGGCCCCCGCGGACCcgggcccgcccgcgcccgccgcccccgagcccgcgcccgccgcctTCGGCGTGCCCAGCACCAACGTGACGCTGGAGACGCTGCTGGGCACCAAGGTGGCCGTGGCGCAGTTCTCGCAGGGGGCGCGCgcgggggccgcggcgggcgcggcgggcgccgtGGCCCTCCCCGCCATCCTGGAGCAGCTCGTggccctgcagcagcagcagatCCACCAGCTGCAGCTCATCGAGCAGATCCGCAGCCAGGTGGCCCTCATgagccgcccgcccgcgcgcgccccgccgcaCCCCCACGCGCCCGGGCCCGCGCCGGCGCCgctcccgggcccggccccgcacCCGGCCCTGCAGCTGTCCGCGCCCGGGGCCGGCGCCGCCCCCGCGGGCTCGGGCCCCGCCGCCCCACCGGCGGCCTTCGAGGGCCCCCCGGCCCTGCTGCAGCCGGGCTCGGGCCCCGGCGGCCCGGCCGAGCCCGGGGCCCCGGCGGCCTCCGGGGCGGGCCCGGGCTCCGGAGCCGCGGCCTCCGTGTCCGGCGCGGCGGGCAGCGCGTCCCAGCCGCAGAGCGCGTCCACGTCTCCGGCCCTGGCCACCGGGCCGCCCCCGGGCTCGGGCCCCGGCCTGCCAAACCCCCTGCTACCTCAGACCTCGGCCAGCAGCAGCGTCATCTTCCCCAACCCGCTGGTGAGCATCGCCGCCACGGCCAACGCGCTAGACCCCCTGTCGGCCCTCATGAAGCACCGCAAGGGCAAGCCCCCCAACGTGTCGGTGTTCGAGCCCAAGGCCAGCGCCGAGGACCCCTTCTTCAAGCACAAGTGCAGGTTCTGTGCCAAGGTCTTTGGCAGCGACAGCGCGCTGCAGATCCACCTGCGCTCGCACACCGGGGAACGGCCCTTCAAGTGCAACATCTGCGGGAACCGCTTCTCCACCAAAGGCAACCTGAAGGTGCACTTCCAGAGGCACAAGGAGAAGTACCCCCACATCCAGATGAACCCCTACCCCGTCCCCGAGTACCTGGACAACGTGCCCACCTGCTCGGGGATCCCCTACGGCATGTCGCTGCCCCCGGAGAAGCCGGTGACCACCTGGCTGGACAGCAAGCCCGTGCTGCCCACGGCGCCCACCTCCGTGGCGCTGCAGCTGCCGCCCAGCATCGCGGGCAACCACGGCTACACCGACTCCCCCAGCGTCACCCCTGCCAGCCGCTCCCCGCAGAGGCCCTCTCCGGCGTCCAGCGACTGCATGTCCCCGGGCCTCGGCCAGGGGGAGCCCGGCCTGGCCGGGGCCTCCGAGTCCCCGCAGCCACTCCTCAGTGGGCCCGCCCTGACGAAAACCGAGCCGGTCAGCCTGCCTTGTGCCAGCGCCAGGACCGGGGAGGCCCCCGTGGCGGCCGGGCAGGTGGGCGGGCTGCCCACGTCCTCGGCCACCACCATCACCGACAGCGCCTCCACGAGCCTGGGTAGCCCCGGTCTTCCCGCCGCCGTCTCTgaccagttcaaggcccagttccCCTTCGGCGGGCTGCTGGACTCTATGCAGACGTCGGAGACCTCCAAGCTGCAGCAGCTGGTGGAGAACATCGACAAGAAGATGACCGACCCCAACCAGTGCGTCATCTGCCACCGCGTGCTGAGCTGCCAGAGCGCGCTGAAGATGCACTACCGGACGCACACGGGCGAGCGGCCCTTCAAGTGCAAGATCTGCGGCCGCGCCTTCACCACCAAAGGCAACCTGAAGACCCACTTCGGGGTCCACCGCGCCAAGCCGCCCCTGCGCGTGCAGCACTCCTGCCCCATCTGCCAGAAGAAGTTCACCAACGCCGTGGTCCTGCAGCAGCACATCCGCATGCACATGGGCGGCCAGATCCCCAACACGCCCCTGCCCGACAGCTTCCAGGACGCCATGGACGCCGAGCTGCCCTTCGACGACAAGAACGCGGAGACCCTGAGCAGCTTCGACGACGACCTGGACGACAACTCCATGGAGGAGGACGCGGAGCCGAAGGACACGGCCAGCGACTCGTCCAAACCGCTCCTCTCCTACGCGGGGtcctgcccgccctccccgccctcggTCATCTCCAGCATCGCCGCCCTGGAGAACCAGATGAAGATGATTGACGCGGTCATGACCTGCCCGCAGCTGACCGGCTTGAAGTCCGTGGAGAACGGGTCCGGGGACAGCGACCGCCTGAGCAACGACTCCTCGTCCGCCGTGGGAGACCTGGAGAGCAGGAGCGCGGGCAGCCCCGCGCTGTCGGAGTCCTCGTCCTCGCAGGCGCCGTCGCCCACCCACAGTCACGGGGAGAGCTTCCGTTCCAAGTCCCCGGGCCTCGGCGCCCAGGAGGAGCCCCGGGAGATTCCCCTCAAGACAGAGAGGCCCGacagcccggcccccggccccggaaATGGAGGCGCCCTGGACCTGACGGCGGGCCCCCCCGGCCGGCCCGCCATCAAGGAGGAGACCCCCTTCAGCCTGCTGTTCCTGAACCGAGAGCGGGGTAAGTGTGCGAGCACTGTGTGTGGTGTCTGTGGCAAGCCCTTTGCTTGCAAGAGCGCGCTGGAAATCCACCACCGCAGCCATACCAAGGAACGGCCGTTTGTCTGTACGCTCTGCAGGCGGGGCTGTTCCACTATGGGTAATTTAAAGCAACACTTGCTGACGCACAGATTGAAAGAGCTGCCTTCTCAGGTGTTTGACCCCAACTTTACTCTAGGTCCCAGCCACAGCACCCCTGGCCTGGTCGCCAGTCCCGCACCCACCATGATCAAAATGGAGGTGAACGGTCACAGCAAGGCCGCGGCCCTGGGCGAGGGCCCGCCCCTGCCGGCCGGAGTCCAGCTCCCCACAGGGCCCCAGGCCGTGATGAGCCCTGGCCTGGCACCCATGCTGGCACCACCGCCACGCCGGACCCCCAAGCAGCACAACTGCCAGTCGTGTGGGAAAACCTTCTCCTCGGCCAGCGCCCTGCAGATCCACGAGCGCACCCACACCGGGGAGAAGCCCTTCGGCTGCACCATCTGCGGCAGGGCCTTCACCACCAAGGGCAACCTCAAG GTGCACATGGGGACGCACATGTGGAATAACGCGCCCGCCCGGCGTGGGCGCCGCCTGTCTGTGGACAACCCCATGGCCCTCCTGGGCGGCGACGCCCTCAAGTTCTCCGAGATGCTGCAGAAGGACCTGGCTGCCCGGGCGATGAACGTGGACCCCAGCTTCTGGAACCAGTATGCCGCAGCCATCACGAACGGGCTGGCCATGAAGAACAACGAGATTTCCGTCATCCAGAACGGAGGCGTGCCCCAGCTCCCAGTAAGTCTAGGCGGAGGCGCCATCCCCCCCCTGGGCGCCATGGCGGGCGCGGTGGACAAGGTGCGCACGGGCGGCAGCCCGCCCGTTGTCAGCTTGGACAAAGCGAGCTCTGAGACGGGAGCCAGCCGGCCCTTCACCAGGTTCATTGAGGACAGCAAGGAGATTGGCATAAACTAG